A genomic segment from Danio aesculapii chromosome 17, fDanAes4.1, whole genome shotgun sequence encodes:
- the si:ch211-195b21.5 gene encoding serine/arginine repetitive matrix protein 2 has product MYRGPSNPDYHRAPVPPSRFGHPIAPFGPPPPFCPPFGVPPPGPRYCGPQPVPPPGRPYGPGNESYNRESFYENRPFGGLTTDQSGSTMITPSNQLLLSQSTQNWSTKSLDEQNQEVRKKAEEFLRILGASDRIEPAGDKNDSTDRTADKHSSRARSRSRGRSRARSRSRSRGKSRGRSRARSRGKSRARSRSRSQGKSRTRAKSRARSRSRSRSRSHGKSSTRSKSQPRLSPSRTKQTHRGTAEGNHSTSSGGTQSSNTMPDLFQGLRQILQNKELEKHLPLVKNALLRSQMNDETIYPENQSAVRSFQDPEPRFETEPSAGLYYGSSFPHETTGVDSSSSSSSFPNFLSWNTANLPPEAKPALQSVEDEEKFLYGEEEERSKPQGVTVPLAQTRSVRSPLHHLNKDHQSHSLKEPTAHAVPASMTPAASSTSKVTPEECEKVKNLLKTIGLNPGMADICKMAARLKEKKEEHGANPSLSMLKPALEALQALSRASKTDDSRSNRSGSSHSNQEAKRDKKTDEKERERRENQIHKKRKEYLVKELEGLLKQEGSGDLIPVMGFFCQRCEEFFGDMHSAEKHLANHSRHDRSKTTEQHKDSKRHVEYHHPSSSKWDSPPSSSRFHQDHKERSPDRKRIKDERSPHSLDVKIKQEPEYKDGKKESKDKSKEKKEKTDDDDDDDDAETKSEKKKKKKKLKKKEKKKKKDKKKSEKDSP; this is encoded by the exons ATGTACCGAGGCCCGTCGAACCCCGACTATCACCGGGCACCGGTACCCCCATCACGTTTCGGACACCCTATAGCACCTTTTGGACCTCCTCCGCCGTTCTGTCCTCCTTTTGGGGTTCCTCCTCCGGGGCCTCGATACTGCGGTCCGCAGCCCGTTCCTCCTCCGGGACGCCCGTACGGACCAGGCAATGAAAGCTACAACAGAGAGTCATTCTACGAG AACCGACCCTTCGGTGGTCTCACTACTGACCAGAGCGGCTCCACGATGATCACACCATCAAATCAGCTTCTGCTCAGTCAGTCCACACAAAACTGGTCGACTAAAAGTCTGGATGAGCAAAACCAAGAAGTCAG AAAAAAGGCAGAGGAGTTTCTCCGAATCCTGGGGGCAAGTGACCGTATTGAGCCAGCAGGAGATAAAAATGACAGCACAGATCGTACAGCAGACAAACACTCAAGTCGAGCGCGCAGTCGGAGTAGAGGAAGGAGCCGCGCTCGCAGTCGCAGCAGGAGTCGTGGCAAGAGCCGGGGCCGCAGTCGAGCTCGGAGCCGCGGAAAGAGTCGAGCTCGCAGCAGATCACGCAGTCAAGGTAAAAGCCGCACTAGAGCCAAAAGCCGAGCCAGGAGTCGCAGCCGTAGCCGCAGCCGCAGTCACGGGAAGAGCAGCACACGCAGCAAGAGTCAGCCTCGCCTGAGCCCCAGCCGCACCAAACAGACTCACAGAGGAACAGCAGAGGGCAACCACAGCACCAGCAGTGGAGGGACTCAAAGCTCTAACACCATGCCTGATCTCTTTCAAGGACTAAGACAGATCCTTCAGAACAAAGAGCTGGAGAAACACCTGCCTTTGGTCAAGAACGCCCTCCTTAGAAGCCAG ATGAATGATGAAACGATATATCCAGAAAATCAGTCTGCGGTGAGAAGCTTCCAGGACCCTGAGCCGAGGTTTGAAACCGAACCCTCTGCTGGACTGTATTACGGCTCCTCGTTTCCTCACGAGACGACGGGTGtagacagcagcagcagcagcagcagctttcCCAATTTCTTATCCTGGAATACAGCCAACCTTCCTCCCGAAGCCAAGCCTGCATTACAGAGTGTTGAAGATGAAGAGAAGTTCCTTTATGGAGAGGAAGAAGAGAGATCCAAACCTCAGGGTGTGACGGTTCCTCTGGCCCAGACCAGATCTGTGAGATCTCCGCTTCATCATCTCAATAAAGACCACCAGTCCCACAGTCTCAAGGAGCCCACAGCACACGCCGTACCTGCTAGCATGACGCCCGCTGCTTCCAGCACATCCAAAGTCACCCCGGAGGAATGTGAGAAGGTGAAAAACTTGCTGAAGACCATCGGCCTCAATCCAGGCATGGCTGATATCTGTAAAATGGCAGCCAGACTAAAGGAGAAAAAGGAAGAACATGGAGCGAATCCTTCACTTTCAATGCTCAAACCAGCTCTGGAGGCTCTGCAAGCACTGTCTAGAG CATCCAAAACTGACGACAGTAGAAGTAATCGCTCTGGAAGCAGCCATTCTAATCAAGAGGCCAAACGAGACAAG AAGACTGATGAGAAGGAGCGTGAGAGACGAGAGAATCAGATCCACAAGAAAAGGAAGGAGTATCTGGTGAAGGAACTGGAGGGTCTGCTGAAGCAGGAAG GCAGTGGTGATTTGATCCCAGTGATGGGCTTCTTCTGCCAGCGCTGTGAGGAGTTTTTCGGGGACATGCACAGCGCCGAGAAACATTTAGCAAATCACAGTCGCCACGACAGGAGCAAA ACAACAGAGCAGCACAAGGACTCCAAAAGACACGTAGAATATCATCACCCGTCCTCTAGCAAATGGGACAGTCCGCCCTCGTCCTCACGCTTCCATCAGGACCACAAAGAGCGCAGTCCCGACAGAAAACGCATCAAGGATGAAAGAAGCCCTCATTCTCTGGACGTCAAAATCAAACAAGAGCCAGAGTATAAAGATGGGAAGAAAGAGAGTAAAGACAAATCCaaagaaaagaaggaaaaaacagatgatgatgacgacgatgatgatgcTGAAACGAAGAgtgagaagaagaaaaagaaaaagaaattgaagaaaaaagaaaagaaaaagaagaaggacAAGAAGAAGTCTGAGAAGGATTCACCTTGA